A region from the Gavia stellata isolate bGavSte3 chromosome 2, bGavSte3.hap2, whole genome shotgun sequence genome encodes:
- the SLC30A3 gene encoding probable proton-coupled zinc antiporter SLC30A3, protein MESPTGTESARLVSPRGGPADGSLRLKSAPSKPLAPPPPSSPASATFDLPAPALPALAGAIAPGISITPHHPRLLHPPAPAPSGTGTPGTPRQRQLPSPGTRKPPARPALPSSHASHPSNTRTPRHVHTPQPPRLHPSGTDISTSADAEPAPTVRAPAPPSSPHRHPHPLTPAAIPSRLPGRREPRATGPDCGYQGFRESRATGPDCGYQGFRESRATGPDCGYQGFRESRATGPDCGYQGFRESRATGPDCGYQGPPAPSPGRGRLQARRQLSIACTVCCVFMVGEVIGGYLAHSLAIMTDAAHLLTDVGSMSVSLFSLWVSTRPPTKTMSFGWHRSETLGALASVLSIWVVTGALVYLAAARIISNDYEIEARAMLATSASAVGVNLVMAYILRQSPASHGTGGYEQLESTGGCLSSHAPLPGSTSVRAAFVHVVGDLLQSISVLVAATIIYFKPQCKIADPISTLFFSVFVLGSTFTILRDVFRVLMEGTPRGLEFDAVKEVLLGVSGVKGTHDLHLWALTLSHHAVSVHMAVEATADPETVLREATTQLRSKFGFASCTVQVERYREEMAACQHCQDPRA, encoded by the exons ATGGAGTCCCCGACCGGCACCGAGAGCGCCCGCCTGGTCAGcccgcggggcggccccgccgacGGCAGCCTGCGGCTCAAGAG tgcccccagcaaACCCCTGGCACCGCCACCTCCATCATCCCCCGCATCTGCAACCTTCGATCTCCCCGCGCCCGCACTGCCGGCACTGGCGGGAGCCATCGCCCCCGGCATCTCCATCACTCCCCATCACCCCCGGCTCCTCCACCCCCCGGCTCCCGCACCCTCCGGCACTGGTACCCCCGGCACACCTCGGCAGCGCCAGCTCCCATCCCCCGGGACCCGCAAGCCCCCGGCACGTCCAGCGCTGCCCAGCTCCCACGCCTCCCACCCCTCCAACACCCGCACCCCCCGGCACGTccacaccccccagcccccgcgCCTTCATCCATCTGGCACGGACATCAGCACCTCCGCAGACGCCGAGCCAGCCCCGACCGTCCGTGCACCGGCACCTCCTTCCAGCCCACACCGGCACCCGCACCCCCTGACACCGGCAGCCATCCCCTCCCGG CTGCCCGGCCGGCGGGAACCCCGGGCAACCGGGCCGGACTGCGGCTACCAGGGGTTCCGGGAGTCCCGGGCAACCGGGCCAGACTGCGGCTACCAGGGGTTCCGGGAGTCCCGGGCAACCGGGCCAGACTGCGGCTACCAGGGGTTCCGGGAGTCCCGGGCAACCGGGCCGGACTGCGGCTACCAGGGGTTCCGGGAGTCCCGGGCAACCGGGCCGGACTGCGGCTACCAGGG ccccccggcccccagccctggccggGGGAGGCTCCAGGCCCGCCGGCAGCTGAGCATCGCCTGCACCGTCTGCTGTGTCTTCATGGTCGGGGAGGTGATAG GCGGGTACCTGGCACACAGCCTGGCCATCATGACGGACGCAGCCCACCTGCTGACGGATGTGGGCAGCATGTCCGTCAGCCTCTTCTCCCTCTGGGTCtccacccgcccgcccaccaAGACCATGAGCTTCGGCTGGCACCGCTCAG AGACGCTGGGTGCACTGGCCTCTGTCCTCTCCATCTGGGTTGTGACCGGGGCCCTCGTCTACCTGGCAGCCGCCCGCATCATCAGCAACGACTACGAGATTGAGGCGCGAGCCATGCTGGCTACATCTGCCAGTGCCGTCGGCGTCAACCTGGT catGGCCTACATCCTGCGCCAGTCCCCTGCCAGCCACGGCACTGGGGGCTACGAGCAGCTGGAGAGCACCGGTGGCTGCCTGTCCAGCCATGCCCCCCTGCCCGGCAGCACCAGCGTCCGCGCGGCCTTCGTCCACGTGGTGGGTGACCTGCTGCAGAGCATCAGTGTCCTTGTGGCTGCCACCATCATCTACTTCAAG CCCCAGTGCAAGATCGCAGACCCCATCAGCACCCTCTTCTTCTCGGTCTTCGTCCTCGGCTCCACCTTCACGATCCTCAGGGATGTCTTCAGAGTCCTCATGGAAG GGACGCCACGGGGCCTCGAGTTCGACGCGGTGAaggaggtgctgctgggggtgaGTGGGGTGAAGGGCACCCATGACCTGCACCTCTGGGCCCTGACGCTGAGCCACCACGCCGTGTCAGTGCACATGGCTGTCG AGGCCACCGCCGACCCCGAGACGGTGCTGCGGGAAGCCACCACCCAGCTGCGGAGCAAATTCGGCTTTGCCTCATGCACGGTGCAGGTGGAACGGTACCGGGAGGAGATGGCAGcctgccagcactgccaggACCCCCGCGCCTGA
- the GTF3C2 gene encoding general transcription factor 3C polypeptide 2 gives MEKVILAAVERHLKMHSQHGVMKGKSRLTNVISFHDKVTRSVDEGKAVDVGFLDFSKAFGAVPHSILPDKSASCGTSRLTGRWVKNRLEGRAQRAAVNGATSGWRPGSSSVPQGSILGPVLFRELSPLRDLDALGHSEEGIEAAKSQNKSLRNQKTKSNPSDPSGQAPAETEAHGEPSRTLENRSVPPPKAPGKRGRKSKTEMLLLKLSQDLECPAPEPICVQKMLGSSKAAEGLETPPGGRPKRRAAKVALLYLQELAEELTSVYQPPAPTEGAQEPEPELEHIQKKRRSRRRKEEETDSDDPARDADFVPSKEVLLQAEEEEGSDAPLSEVSEPEMEALRGHGGKTSSAGRSKPQCRGLAPNGFHNSIMAPVEKCSSLTCSLRDQKYSQWEFPDWIPLAHKWTCLSESEAAPYLPAEEKSPLFSIQREGIEDDGVLYRVNRFSSLQPHEERLDMSFFVGGPVWAMEWCPSPEGSVASQYVALYCHGSMEETHSVAGLHGGPALLQLWGLGTLQQEQGSVDKAGLAYAIAADHGCVWDMKFCPSGAWELPTAARKHPQMSRLGLLAVAFSDGKVVLYSLPHPGALQRSKRTQVKDGSFHKHIICKVQCIATLQVGSIQAGNVSECGQCFSLSWMPSKPHHHLAAGFYDGTVAVWNLLTKSLLQCVRQPDGSLKLYPFQCFLAHDHAVRSIEWCKADSNFLVTAGSDRKIKFWDLRRLYEPINSIKRFLSTEVAWLLPYNGVTVAQDNCYASYGLCGIHYIDAGYLGFKAYFVAPRKGTVWSISGSDWLNTVAAGDITGELVAAVLPDLAINPLNVKRSSDRRFPVYKADLLPCSPAGLEGGEQELPKTRLYSEMVTKSYIRFQDTDLRSFKNFPSREPMRRMHTQEVKAELSLDRLQLESLHKVRFSPNLDSHSWMVSGGQAGIVRAHCLAGLASGVGRQLLLERRAHFSSLYGDKPGSPGPAEHSPLPAE, from the exons ATGGAGAAGGTCATCCTGGCTGCTGTTGAAAGGCATCTAAAGATGCACAGTCAACATGGGGTCATGAAGGGAAAGTCCCGTTTAACTAATGTGATATCCTTCCACGATAAGGTCACCCGCtcagtggatgaagggaaggcgGTGGATGTGGGGTTTCTGGATTTCAGTAAGGCTTTTGGtgctgtccctcacagcatccttccgGACAAGTCGGCCAGTTGTGGGACGAGCAGGTTGACGGGGCGCTGGGTGAAGAACcggctggagggcagggctCAAAGGGCTGCAGTGAAcggggctacatctggctggcgaCCGGGCAGCAGCAGCGTGCCTCAGGGCTCCATCCTAGGGCCAGTGCTGTTCA GGGAACTGTCACCGCTCCGAGATCTGGATGCTTTGGGCCACTCTGAGGAGGGAATAGAAGCTGCCAAGTCCCAGAATAAATCTCTCcgaaaccaaaaaacaaaaagtaatcCTAGTGACCCCAGTGGCCAAGCCCCTGCGGAGACTGAGGCTCACGGCGAGCCCTCGAGGACCTTGGAGAACAGGTCCGTGCCACCCCCAAAGGCACCCGGGAAGCGCGGGCGGAAGTCCAAGAcggagatgctgctgctgaaacTGTCTCAGGACCTGGAGTGCCCGGCCCCGGAGCCCATCTGTGTGCAGAAGatgctggggagcagcaagGCAGCGGAAGGGCTGGAGACACCCCCCGGCGGGCGCCCCAAAAGGCGGGCAGCCAAAGT GGCTTTGCTGTacctgcaggagctggcagaggagctgacATCGGTGTACCAGCCTCCGGCTCCCACCGAGGGTGCCCAGGAGCCGGAACCAGAGCTTGAGCATATCCAGAAGAAGCGTCGGAGccggaggaggaaggaggaggaaactgATAGTGATGATCCTGCACGAGATGCTGACTTCGTGCCCTCGAAGGAGGTGTTGCTgcaggcggaggaggaggaggggagtgacGCACCACTCAGTGAGGTGTCAGAGCCAGAGATGGAGGCGCTTCGAGGACACGGTGGGAAGACGTCATCTGCAGGG AGATCCAAGCCCCAGTGCCGAGGCCTCGCTCCCAACGGCTTCCACAACTCCATCATGGCCCCAGTGGAGAAGTGCTCCAGCCtcacctgcagcct GCGGGATCAGAAGTACTCACAGTGGGAGTTTCCCGACTGGATCCCTTTGGCGCACAAGTGGACGTGTCTCTCTGAAAG CGAAGCTGCCCCGTACCTGCCAGCAGAGGAgaaatctcccctcttttccaTCCAGCGGGAGGGCATTGAAGACGACGGTGTCTTATACAGAGTAAACAG GttcagctccctgcagccccatgAGGAGCGCCTGGACATGTCCTTCTTCGTTGGCGGCCCTGTGTGGGCGATGGAGTGGTGCCCGTCCCCGGAGGGCTCAGTGGCCTCTCAGTATGTGGCTCTCTACTGCCATGGGAGCATGGAGGAGACGCACAGCGTGGCTGGGCTCCATGGGGGCCCTGCgctcctgcagctctggggcCTGGGCacgctgcagcaggagcaggg CTCTGTTGACAAAGCCGGGCTGGCCTACGCCATCGCTGCTGATCACGGCTGCGTCTGGGACATGAAGTTCTGCCCTAGCGGTGCCTGGGAGCTGCCCACTGCTGCCAggaag CACCCGCAGATGAGCCGGCTGGGCCTGCTGGCCGTGGCCTTCTCGGACGGCAAGGTGGTGCTGTACTCCCTCCCGCACCCCGGGGCCCTGCAGCGGTCCAAGAGAACCCAGGTAAAAG ATGGCTCCTTCCACAAGCACATTATCTGCAAG GTGCAGTGTATTGCCACACTCCAGGTGGGCTCTATCCAGGCAGGGAATGTGTCCGAGTGCGGCCAGTGCTTTAGCCTCTCCTGGATGCCATCCAAGCCCCATCATCACCTTGCAGCTGGTTTTTATGATG GCACTGTGGCCGTCTGGAACCTGCTCACCAAGTCCCTCCTGCAGTGTGTGCGCCAGCCCGATGGCTCCCTGAAGCTCTACCCCTTCCAGTGCTTTCTGGCCCACGACCACGCAGTCCGGAGCATCGAGTGGTGCAAGGCCGACAG CAACTTCCTGGTCACGGCAGGGAGCGACCGTAAGATCAAGTTCTGGGACCTGCGGCGGCTCTATGAGCCCATCAACAGCATCAAGCGGTTCCTCAGCACTGAGGTGGCCTGGCTGCTGCCCTACAACGGGGTCACCGTGGCCCAGGACAACTGCTATGCCTC TTACGGTCTCTGTGGGATCCACTACATTGACGCTGGGTACTTGGGCTTCAAGGCTTATTTTGTGGCCCCTCGCAAGGGGACCGTGTGG AGCATATCTGGCTCGGACTGGCTGAACACAGTGGCTGCGGGAGACATCACCGGCGAGCTGGTGGCTGCGGTGCTGCCTGACCTGGCCATCAACCCCCTCAACGTCAAGCGCTCCTCAGACCGCAGATTT CCGGTCTACAAAGCTGAtctgctgccctgcagccccgctgGGTTGGAGGGCGGCGAGCAGGAGCTGCCGAAGACCAGGCTCTACAGCGAGATGGTGACCAAGAGCTACATCCGATTCCAGGACACGGACCTG CGCAGCTTCAAGAACTTCCCCAGCCGGGAGCCCATGCGCAGGATGCACACGCAGGAGGTGAAGGCAGAGCTGAGCCTCGACCGCCTGCAGCTGGAGTCCCTGCACAAG GTGCGCTTCAGCCCCAACCTGGACTCACACAGCTGGATGGTGTCTGGTGGGCAGGCGGGCATCGTGCGGGCGCACTGCCTGGCGGGGCTGGCCTCCGGCGTGGGCCGCCAGCTGCTCCTGGAGCGCCGTGCCCACTTCAGCTCCCTCTACGGAGACAAGCCCGGCAGCCCCGGTCCCGCCGAGCACTCCCCACTGCCAGCAGAGTAG